From Sediminibacterium sp. TEGAF015, a single genomic window includes:
- a CDS encoding TonB-dependent receptor domain-containing protein has translation MKKYLMGLIALMTVCITVSAQDKNNKTTTDTTYSTVQFRVEGACEMCKERIEEAVKGKGVQKADWDIDSKILTLHYFPAIANLNKIKDRIVEAGHDLLNKKAKSNVYNALPECCHYRDQDKKAHEAENINTDEVRGIVLEADKKGQFNPLFQASIKWLNTERGVLSDSLGYFSIPLNSASNRLIISYIGYKADTFTVENPSTLKVILADDQTLHNVTVTNTKRSSYISTISPIRSEIMTAKELLKAACCNLSESFETNPSVDVSYNDAVTGSKQIQLLGLSGNYTQLTVENLPGPRGLATPLGLNSIAGPWIESIQLTKGVGSVANGFESIAGQINVELKKPGIGERLLANMYVNEFGKTDLNLNLQTQLNSKWSAGLLLHDNFLNNANIDFNKDGFRDLPTGNQFSVVNRFQYNDSKGWMTQFGFKVMKDNKTGGQTNFDPKRHQNSNSIYGLGINTSRYEGFAKIGYVFPQKVYKSIGLQIAAIRHDQDSYFGKTIYTAKQNSLYSNLIYQSIIGNTNHKFRTGLSLQHDSYDEVFNLTLYKRTETVSGAFFEYTYTPTEKFSIVAGIRGDYNSLFGAFATPRLHIRYEPVKGSIFRFSAGRGQRTANIFAENTGILVSARQLNIIGGVASKAYGLDPEIAWNRGISFDQSFRLFNRKASLAIDFYRNDFTNQVITDLETTNEIRFYNLKGKSYSNSFQTEISMEPISQLEVKMAYRFFDVKTTYGNQLLQRPFVSQHRAFLSLDYTTENNWKFNYTITYNGKKRIPSTASNPVAFQRETQSPDFYLMAAQISKTIGKNKHMDFYIGAENLTNFFQQGVIVSAANPFSPYFDASLVWGPINGRMLYAGWRMRLK, from the coding sequence ATGAAAAAATACTTAATGGGATTAATCGCACTTATGACAGTATGCATTACCGTAAGTGCGCAGGACAAGAACAACAAAACAACAACAGATACAACTTATTCAACTGTTCAATTCAGAGTAGAAGGAGCATGCGAAATGTGTAAGGAAAGAATTGAAGAAGCAGTTAAAGGAAAAGGTGTACAAAAAGCAGACTGGGATATTGATTCAAAAATACTGACGCTTCATTACTTCCCGGCAATTGCCAATCTGAATAAAATTAAAGACAGAATTGTAGAAGCTGGACACGACTTACTTAATAAAAAAGCAAAAAGCAATGTCTACAATGCTTTACCAGAATGTTGCCACTATCGCGACCAAGATAAAAAAGCGCATGAAGCAGAGAATATAAATACAGACGAAGTGAGAGGCATTGTTCTGGAAGCAGATAAAAAAGGACAGTTCAATCCACTGTTTCAAGCCAGCATCAAATGGCTAAATACAGAGAGAGGGGTACTTTCAGATAGCCTGGGCTATTTCAGTATTCCGTTAAACAGTGCGTCTAATCGGTTAATCATTAGTTATATCGGATACAAGGCAGACACATTCACTGTAGAAAATCCGTCAACATTAAAAGTGATTTTGGCAGATGACCAGACATTACATAATGTAACCGTAACCAATACTAAAAGATCCAGCTATATCAGCACTATCAGTCCCATTCGTTCAGAAATTATGACAGCCAAAGAATTATTGAAAGCGGCTTGTTGTAATTTGAGCGAAAGCTTTGAAACAAACCCTTCGGTAGATGTTTCCTATAACGATGCAGTTACAGGTTCCAAACAAATTCAGTTACTAGGTTTAAGCGGCAATTATACGCAACTTACAGTAGAAAATTTACCGGGCCCAAGGGGATTAGCCACGCCGCTTGGATTAAATTCGATTGCAGGTCCCTGGATTGAATCCATTCAATTGACGAAAGGTGTTGGATCAGTTGCCAATGGCTTTGAAAGCATTGCCGGACAAATTAATGTAGAACTAAAGAAGCCAGGTATTGGTGAAAGATTGCTAGCAAATATGTATGTCAATGAATTTGGCAAAACAGATTTAAACCTGAATCTGCAAACACAACTCAACAGCAAATGGTCTGCGGGCTTGTTACTACACGACAACTTTTTAAACAATGCCAACATAGACTTCAATAAAGATGGTTTCCGCGATTTACCAACCGGCAATCAGTTTAGTGTTGTAAACAGATTCCAATACAATGATTCAAAAGGCTGGATGACTCAATTCGGTTTTAAAGTAATGAAGGATAATAAAACAGGTGGCCAAACCAATTTTGATCCGAAACGTCATCAAAACTCAAATAGTATTTATGGCCTGGGTATCAATACCAGTCGCTATGAGGGCTTTGCCAAAATTGGTTATGTATTTCCACAAAAGGTATACAAGAGTATTGGATTACAAATTGCAGCTATACGTCATGACCAGGACTCTTATTTCGGAAAAACAATATATACAGCAAAACAGAATAGTCTTTACAGTAACCTGATATATCAGAGTATTATAGGTAATACCAATCACAAATTCAGAACAGGATTGAGCTTGCAGCATGACAGCTATGACGAGGTATTTAACCTGACTCTTTATAAGCGAACAGAAACAGTGAGTGGCGCCTTCTTTGAATACACTTATACACCCACTGAAAAGTTCAGTATAGTAGCAGGTATCAGAGGAGACTACAATAGTTTGTTTGGGGCATTTGCGACGCCAAGACTTCATATTCGATACGAACCGGTGAAAGGAAGTATATTCCGTTTCAGTGCCGGAAGAGGACAAAGAACAGCCAATATTTTTGCAGAGAATACTGGTATTCTGGTAAGTGCCAGACAACTAAATATCATTGGTGGTGTTGCAAGTAAAGCCTATGGTCTAGATCCTGAAATTGCCTGGAACAGAGGCATCAGTTTTGATCAATCTTTCAGGCTCTTCAACAGAAAAGCAAGTCTTGCCATTGACTTCTACAGAAACGACTTCACCAATCAGGTGATTACAGACCTTGAAACGACCAATGAAATCCGTTTCTACAACTTAAAAGGGAAGTCCTACTCAAATAGTTTCCAAACTGAAATCAGCATGGAACCTATCAGCCAGTTAGAAGTAAAAATGGCTTATCGGTTTTTTGATGTAAAAACCACTTATGGAAACCAATTGCTGCAAAGACCCTTTGTTTCGCAACACCGTGCTTTTCTCAGCTTGGATTATACTACCGAGAACAATTGGAAGTTTAATTATACCATTACCTACAACGGGAAAAAACGAATTCCTTCTACCGCGAGCAATCCGGTTGCTTTTCAGAGAGAAACACAATCTCCCGACTTTTATTTAATGGCTGCTCAAATAAGCAAGACCATTGGCAAGAACAAGCATATGGATTTTTATATAGGTGCAGAAAACCTAACCAACTTTTTCCAACAAGGGGTGATTGTATCCGCCGCCAATCCATTCAGTCCTTATTTTGATGCATCCCTTGTATGGGGACCTATTAATGGAAGGATGTTGTATGCAGGTTGGAGAATGCGATTAAAATAA
- a CDS encoding sterol desaturase family protein, producing MAVPLFTGFILIEYYLSIKRNWKLHQFEESIANLNVGIAERITDLLTTGAFYFVFAWIYNKYALFSIHPNFLSWVLIFFVTDFIWYWYHRCGHRINLFWSVHVVHHQSTDFNYTVSTRITIFQAIARGLFWSILPLLGFPPDMIAIFLILHGVYPFFTHTQMIGKLGWFEYIFVTPSHHRVHHSSNTEYLDKNYGDILIIWDKIFGTFAEEKSELNYGLTKPLNSYSFLWQHFHFKLELLLAFREAKGLKNKIKILFGKPENINPIYRRHLELKLLKRNNQPIQNELQRLILLNSAITLIVLFFTLLLTEYITRQQQFFLCIFILISIINSGAMIEQKRWVFYLDYARLLLLGIITYTFLPNQYILLFITIIGIVPLIFYKSSQKLYYSYLYNS from the coding sequence TTGGCAGTACCCCTCTTTACAGGTTTTATTTTAATAGAATACTATTTGAGTATTAAAAGAAATTGGAAATTGCATCAGTTTGAAGAATCGATTGCCAATCTTAATGTAGGCATTGCCGAAAGAATAACAGATTTACTAACTACTGGCGCATTTTATTTTGTCTTTGCTTGGATATATAATAAGTACGCCCTCTTTTCTATACATCCAAATTTCCTAAGCTGGGTACTTATTTTTTTCGTAACAGATTTTATTTGGTATTGGTACCATCGGTGTGGACATAGAATAAATCTATTTTGGAGTGTTCATGTTGTTCATCATCAAAGTACAGATTTCAACTATACAGTTTCTACTAGGATTACTATCTTTCAAGCAATTGCACGCGGTTTATTTTGGTCAATATTACCTCTCTTAGGTTTTCCGCCAGACATGATAGCTATTTTCCTCATTTTACATGGTGTCTATCCCTTTTTTACACATACACAAATGATTGGGAAACTGGGCTGGTTTGAATATATCTTTGTAACACCTTCTCATCATCGTGTTCATCATAGCAGCAATACAGAGTATTTAGATAAAAATTATGGCGATATACTTATCATTTGGGATAAGATTTTTGGAACATTTGCTGAGGAAAAAAGTGAACTAAATTACGGATTAACAAAGCCATTGAATAGCTATAGTTTTTTGTGGCAACACTTTCATTTTAAGCTTGAACTACTTTTAGCATTTAGAGAAGCCAAAGGATTAAAAAATAAAATAAAAATACTTTTCGGCAAGCCTGAAAATATAAATCCCATTTATCGAAGACACTTAGAATTAAAATTGTTAAAAAGAAACAATCAACCAATACAAAATGAATTACAACGATTAATTCTCTTAAATTCAGCAATAACACTGATTGTTTTATTTTTCACCTTACTACTAACTGAATATATCACAAGACAGCAGCAATTTTTCTTGTGCATTTTTATACTCATTAGTATAATCAATTCGGGTGCAATGATTGAACAGAAGCGTTGGGTATTTTATCTCGATTATGCTCGCTTATTATTACTTGGCATAATCACGTACACATTTTTACCTAATCAGTATATTTTACTTTTTATCACAATTATTGGAATCGTTCCACTAATTTTTTATAAAAGCTCTCAAAAATTATACTATTCTTATCTATATAATAGCTAA
- a CDS encoding TlpA disulfide reductase family protein: MTYNQNKSILMCAFNIFFLVLANLVLAEAKTVHSYLLIESASEKHFYEEGKTLKLTLVPSTYLIGNWRGEFSIKSGIEIPFNFIIREEGAILKAFLVNGEERFPTGDIRIEQDSVIIPFPLFENELAFKLVDGQLKGELRRQDLKGSATPVIAKKGMIHRFNEASSSPVTDISGTYDVVFQNNSGKEEKAVGVFKQANGIVTATFLRITGDSRFLEGIIEDNVIRLSSFIGSSPSMYIGKVDLNGIIQGENISARSTTTFIAKRNADATLPDAYSLTRLKEGSDRLVFNFKDSEGKIIGSNDYKFKDKPYIIAIGGTWCPNCMDEAAFLGKWYKENRNRGIEIVGIQFERQEDSAYVKKVFNRFRKYYGIEYSLLLGGLADKQAVVEALPQLENFISFPTTVFVDKHGKVKKIHTGFSGPATGKHYTKFINDFNAEVDELLK; the protein is encoded by the coding sequence ATGACATATAATCAAAATAAAAGCATTTTAATGTGTGCATTTAACATCTTTTTTTTGGTTTTAGCTAATCTCGTTTTAGCTGAAGCCAAGACTGTACACAGTTATTTATTAATTGAATCAGCTAGTGAAAAGCATTTTTATGAAGAAGGAAAGACTTTAAAACTTACACTAGTACCTTCAACATATTTGATAGGAAACTGGCGAGGGGAATTCAGTATAAAGTCAGGTATTGAGATTCCGTTTAATTTTATTATTCGTGAAGAGGGAGCGATTTTAAAAGCCTTTTTAGTGAATGGGGAGGAGCGCTTTCCAACTGGTGACATTCGTATTGAGCAAGACTCTGTTATAATTCCATTTCCCTTATTTGAAAATGAACTAGCATTTAAACTTGTAGATGGCCAATTAAAAGGTGAATTGCGGCGACAAGATTTAAAAGGGTCAGCAACTCCAGTAATAGCAAAGAAAGGAATGATTCATCGTTTCAATGAAGCCTCTTCTTCACCTGTTACGGATATTAGTGGAACATATGATGTAGTATTTCAAAATAATAGTGGCAAAGAAGAAAAGGCAGTAGGTGTTTTTAAACAAGCAAATGGAATTGTTACAGCTACTTTTTTGCGCATTACAGGGGATTCTCGTTTTTTAGAGGGAATCATAGAAGATAATGTCATTCGATTATCTTCATTTATAGGATCTTCTCCCTCAATGTATATAGGAAAAGTAGATTTAAATGGTATTATCCAAGGAGAAAATATAAGTGCAAGATCAACTACTACTTTTATTGCTAAACGGAATGCAGATGCTACTTTACCTGATGCTTATTCTTTAACTAGATTAAAGGAAGGTAGCGATCGACTTGTTTTTAATTTTAAAGATAGTGAAGGAAAAATTATCGGTTCAAACGACTATAAATTTAAGGATAAGCCTTATATCATTGCGATTGGGGGAACATGGTGCCCTAATTGTATGGATGAAGCTGCTTTTTTGGGAAAATGGTATAAAGAAAATCGAAATAGAGGAATTGAAATAGTTGGAATACAATTCGAGCGGCAAGAGGATAGTGCTTATGTAAAAAAAGTATTCAATCGATTTCGCAAATATTATGGCATAGAGTATTCTTTACTACTTGGTGGACTGGCTGATAAACAAGCTGTTGTTGAGGCATTACCACAACTTGAAAATTTTATATCATTTCCAACAACTGTTTTTGTTGATAAACATGGAAAAGTTAAAAAAATTCATACGGGTTTTTCTGGCCCTGCAACAGGAAAACATTATACCAAGTTTATTAATGATTTTAATGCTGAAGTGGATGAATTATTAAAATGA
- a CDS encoding ATP-grasp domain-containing protein, which produces MEKRGLPFERIDAVNHLFDFTESVKKFSLVFNRMSPSAYLRNGTQGIFYTQSYLKYLEDSGVKTINGFKAFSYETSKASQLSLINKLGYKYPKTKVVNHSSQLVRASQGLRFPIVVKANIGGSGAGIVKYSSASSLTEDIMQNQIDFGIDHTALVQEYIPARGGYITRVETLGGKFLYAIRVYTSGESFNLCPADICQTKDGKELVRNACALDAPKTGLQVEAYIPPPEIIKAVEDIVQSAGIDVGGIEYIIDDRDGEILYYDVNALSNFVADAVNVIGFNPHEKLVDFIEEKIHSKEFLQVAHTF; this is translated from the coding sequence TTGGAAAAAAGGGGGTTACCCTTTGAGCGCATTGATGCAGTTAACCACTTATTTGACTTTACGGAAAGTGTAAAAAAATTTAGTCTTGTTTTTAATAGAATGAGCCCCTCGGCTTATTTAAGAAACGGGACCCAAGGAATATTCTATACACAATCCTATCTTAAATATTTGGAAGATAGTGGTGTAAAAACAATCAATGGTTTTAAAGCATTTTCATATGAAACTTCCAAAGCCAGCCAACTTTCTTTGATAAACAAACTGGGTTACAAATATCCCAAAACAAAAGTAGTAAATCATAGTAGTCAATTGGTTAGAGCTTCCCAAGGATTGCGATTCCCGATTGTGGTGAAAGCCAATATTGGTGGAAGTGGGGCGGGTATTGTTAAATACTCTTCAGCATCCAGTTTAACTGAAGATATAATGCAAAATCAAATTGACTTTGGAATTGATCACACTGCCTTAGTACAAGAGTATATTCCAGCAAGGGGTGGATATATTACAAGAGTTGAAACATTAGGAGGTAAGTTTTTATACGCAATTAGAGTATATACATCTGGTGAGTCCTTCAATCTCTGTCCAGCAGATATATGTCAGACTAAGGATGGAAAAGAATTAGTCAGAAATGCTTGCGCTTTAGATGCCCCTAAAACTGGATTACAAGTTGAAGCATACATACCACCCCCAGAAATAATTAAAGCGGTTGAAGATATTGTACAATCAGCAGGTATTGATGTTGGGGGCATTGAATACATCATTGATGATCGTGATGGTGAAATCCTATATTATGATGTAAATGCTTTATCAAATTTCGTTGCAGATGCAGTCAATGTTATTGGATTTAACCCACATGAAAAATTGGTGGATTTTATAGAAGAAAAAATTCACTCAAAAGAATTCTTGCAAGTAGCTCACACATTTTAA
- a CDS encoding LLM class flavin-dependent oxidoreductase has translation MKFGYWLPVFGGWLRNVDNENMQANWDYIKKLAIKSEDWGYSVSLIAELNLNDIKGMKAPSIDAWSTAAALAAVTKRIELMVAVRPTFHNPALLAKTAANIDHISNGRLSLNVVSSWWKDEAEKYGVQFEQHDDRYARTEEWLSVLNGVWQKDNFNYSGKYYTIKENILQPKPVSYPRPLIYAGGESEKAKELISTSCDGYVMHGDDPILISKRIKDLSERRDKKGLPPMKFGVAAYSIIRSTEREVKKELERITDIKIGSAGYENYQQWLNGTQLEQMVSLEDYSVSNRGLRTGLTGTPQKVLDRIGEFEKIGVDFFLLQSSPQFEEMERFSEEIIQEEFINR, from the coding sequence ATGAAGTTTGGATATTGGTTACCCGTGTTTGGGGGTTGGCTTAGGAACGTAGATAATGAAAATATGCAGGCCAACTGGGATTATATAAAAAAATTAGCAATAAAAAGTGAAGATTGGGGATACAGTGTTTCATTAATTGCTGAATTGAATTTAAATGATATTAAAGGCATGAAAGCCCCAAGTATCGATGCATGGAGTACAGCTGCTGCACTTGCTGCAGTTACCAAGCGTATAGAGTTGATGGTTGCAGTAAGACCTACTTTTCACAATCCTGCTTTATTGGCTAAAACAGCTGCCAATATTGACCATATAAGTAACGGTAGACTGTCATTGAATGTAGTGAGTAGTTGGTGGAAAGATGAAGCTGAAAAATATGGCGTACAATTTGAACAGCACGACGATAGATATGCAAGAACAGAAGAGTGGTTATCCGTATTAAACGGTGTATGGCAAAAAGACAACTTTAATTATTCTGGTAAGTATTATACTATAAAAGAAAATATATTACAACCGAAACCAGTATCATATCCAAGACCGCTCATATACGCAGGGGGTGAGAGTGAGAAAGCAAAAGAACTTATATCTACTTCCTGTGATGGCTATGTAATGCACGGTGACGATCCAATATTAATTTCAAAAAGAATAAAAGACTTATCAGAAAGAAGAGATAAAAAAGGGTTGCCCCCTATGAAATTTGGTGTAGCTGCATATAGTATTATTAGGTCAACAGAGCGAGAAGTAAAAAAAGAGTTAGAAAGAATAACAGATATTAAAATCGGATCAGCAGGCTATGAAAACTACCAACAATGGCTAAATGGAACACAGTTGGAGCAAATGGTTTCTTTGGAAGACTATTCTGTAAGCAATAGAGGTCTTAGAACTGGATTAACTGGCACACCTCAAAAAGTGTTGGACCGAATTGGTGAATTTGAAAAAATAGGTGTCGATTTCTTTTTATTGCAATCCAGTCCTCAATTTGAAGAAATGGAAAGATTTTCTGAAGAAATTATTCAAGAAGAATTTATAAATAGGTAA
- a CDS encoding Lrp/AsnC ligand binding domain-containing protein — translation MSTKLNLDKLDFQIIQEMMEDAEISYADLGKKLFVSGGTIHVRIKKLEELKVVKGKKLSVDLKSLGYDVIAFIGIYLEKSSLYDSVAKELKKIKQIVRLNYTTGNYSMFAEIVCKDIQELRFVLHDELQKIKGIERTETFISLEESLDRNVVVSPN, via the coding sequence ATGTCCACTAAATTAAATCTTGACAAACTCGATTTCCAGATTATTCAGGAAATGATGGAAGATGCGGAAATTTCATACGCAGATTTAGGTAAGAAACTATTCGTTTCCGGGGGTACCATCCATGTACGTATCAAAAAACTGGAAGAACTTAAAGTAGTGAAAGGTAAAAAATTATCCGTAGACCTCAAATCGCTGGGCTACGATGTAATTGCTTTCATTGGAATTTATCTTGAAAAAAGTTCATTATATGATTCTGTTGCCAAAGAACTTAAAAAGATAAAACAAATTGTACGCTTAAACTATACAACAGGTAATTACAGCATGTTTGCTGAAATTGTTTGCAAAGACATTCAGGAACTACGATTTGTTTTGCACGACGAGCTTCAAAAAATAAAAGGGATTGAAAGAACGGAAACTTTTATTTCGCTGGAAGAAAGTCTGGACAGAAATGTTGTTGTGAGTCCTAATTAA
- a CDS encoding Wzz/FepE/Etk N-terminal domain-containing protein, with product MNNPSFNIAELSNHLARKWKTILLITCITTAAAGVFSLLVKPEYTAATKLLPGNTVLADKARLMNPSIQHLYSFFGNGDDVERLISMAGTDTILKQVALAFKLSNYYQIDEKDTKLSQFKTLEKFKKDIWIGKSVNNEMIIRCTYKDRDTAAAIANNIASQTGNALQEIWKNMYRQISIQLDSNIQQLNKQYLQNLEETNKDERLLQSESTALLKQLNTFNELKIETDLAASAPPAAIIVVEQASSPAKKSWPDLAVILPLAALSGMLFSIVLILVSAKPRTL from the coding sequence ATGAACAATCCAAGTTTTAATATTGCTGAACTAAGCAATCACTTAGCCAGAAAGTGGAAGACAATACTGCTTATTACTTGTATTACCACTGCAGCAGCTGGCGTTTTTAGTTTACTGGTAAAACCAGAATATACAGCAGCAACTAAATTGCTTCCTGGGAATACTGTATTGGCAGACAAAGCCCGATTAATGAATCCTTCTATACAACACCTGTATTCATTTTTTGGAAATGGCGATGATGTAGAACGTTTAATAAGCATGGCAGGAACAGATACCATTTTAAAGCAGGTGGCCTTAGCATTCAAGCTTAGCAACTATTACCAAATAGATGAAAAAGATACTAAGCTCTCCCAGTTTAAAACACTTGAGAAATTCAAAAAAGATATCTGGATAGGTAAATCAGTAAACAACGAAATGATTATTCGGTGCACATATAAAGATAGAGATACAGCAGCAGCTATCGCCAACAACATTGCTTCACAAACAGGAAATGCATTGCAGGAGATCTGGAAAAACATGTACCGCCAAATTAGTATTCAACTAGATAGCAATATTCAGCAACTAAATAAACAATACCTGCAGAACTTAGAGGAAACAAATAAAGATGAACGCTTATTGCAATCGGAATCAACTGCTTTACTGAAACAACTCAATACATTTAATGAGCTCAAAATTGAAACAGATCTAGCTGCATCTGCTCCCCCTGCTGCCATAATTGTAGTTGAGCAGGCAAGCTCTCCTGCAAAAAAAAGCTGGCCTGATCTGGCCGTTATTTTACCATTAGCGGCTTTATCCGGAATGCTTTTCAGTATAGTGCTCATTTTGGTAAGTGCTAAACCGCGAACCTTGTAG
- a CDS encoding O-antigen ligase family protein has protein sequence MNIDFTKKWLLVFATSFYIVCCCLAILWKEPLWLILPFFVVATGSISFWITRNTEQLYWCFLLVLPLSTEFNFTPGLGLDLPGEPLLIGLTFFMLGSVIYQPSQYRKLFNSGIAKWLVIYFSWMTISACYAENTWLATKFILAKVWYILPLVFLTAFIHTQKPNFKKLAYMLCIPLLFVVIQAQIRHGIYGFEFIAIKKAMAPFFRNHVNYAAMLVCLLPIGWLLHQFSNNSYRKKWIGIALIIGISGLFFAYSRGAWLALLVGILGYYLIRKNVLGTFICLGIITVFISLFLLLTENRFLVFAPEHDETIFHENFSDHLSATVGLKDISNAERFHRWVAGCRMIAERPITGFGANSFYPTYQPYTIAPFKTWVSNNPEHSTIHNYYLLLAVEQGIPALIIFGGFLIYLLLQAQKLFHDFQQSYYRMIAMATGIILLMIASLNLSSDLIETDKIGGLFWLCAGIILTLQQLLKREQSSFADSAIKKPD, from the coding sequence ATGAATATCGACTTCACTAAAAAATGGCTTCTCGTATTTGCAACCAGCTTTTATATAGTATGTTGCTGTTTGGCCATTTTATGGAAAGAACCACTTTGGTTAATCCTTCCCTTTTTTGTTGTAGCTACAGGTTCCATTTCATTTTGGATTACAAGAAATACTGAACAGCTATATTGGTGTTTTTTACTTGTGCTTCCGCTTTCCACTGAATTTAATTTTACTCCCGGTCTCGGGCTTGACCTTCCCGGAGAACCCCTACTAATTGGCCTTACATTCTTTATGCTGGGTTCGGTTATATATCAACCCAGTCAATACCGTAAACTTTTTAATTCTGGCATTGCAAAATGGTTGGTAATTTATTTTAGCTGGATGACCATCAGCGCATGCTATGCAGAAAATACCTGGCTGGCTACAAAATTTATACTCGCTAAAGTATGGTACATCCTGCCGCTTGTTTTTTTAACAGCCTTCATTCACACTCAGAAACCCAACTTTAAAAAGCTTGCGTACATGCTTTGCATTCCCTTGCTTTTTGTGGTAATACAGGCACAAATTAGACACGGCATCTACGGTTTTGAGTTTATAGCAATCAAAAAAGCCATGGCTCCATTTTTCAGAAATCATGTAAACTATGCTGCCATGCTGGTTTGTCTGCTGCCAATTGGTTGGTTATTGCATCAGTTTAGCAATAATTCTTATAGGAAAAAATGGATTGGCATCGCGCTTATCATCGGTATATCGGGCTTATTTTTTGCTTACTCCAGGGGAGCCTGGCTCGCTTTATTGGTAGGCATTCTAGGCTATTATCTCATTCGAAAAAATGTGTTGGGAACATTTATTTGCCTTGGAATAATTACCGTTTTTATCAGCCTATTCCTTTTGCTAACGGAGAATCGGTTCCTGGTATTTGCCCCTGAACACGACGAAACCATTTTTCATGAAAACTTCTCCGACCATTTATCGGCAACAGTAGGATTAAAAGATATTTCCAATGCGGAAAGATTTCATCGCTGGGTAGCCGGCTGTAGAATGATTGCAGAAAGACCTATTACTGGTTTTGGAGCAAATAGTTTCTATCCTACTTATCAACCTTATACCATTGCACCTTTCAAAACCTGGGTAAGCAATAACCCAGAACATTCCACAATACACAATTATTATTTGCTTTTAGCTGTAGAACAGGGCATTCCTGCACTAATTATTTTCGGCGGCTTTTTAATTTATTTGCTACTGCAAGCACAAAAATTATTTCATGATTTCCAGCAAAGCTATTACCGGATGATTGCTATGGCAACTGGTATCATTCTGTTAATGATTGCCTCACTCAATCTATCCAGTGATTTAATTGAAACCGATAAAATAGGTGGTTTATTTTGGCTATGTGCAGGCATTATCCTCACACTGCAGCAATTATTAAAAAGAGAGCAATCTTCGTTCGCCGATTCAGCCATAAAAAAGCCCGATTGA